In Spirochaeta thermophila DSM 6578, the following proteins share a genomic window:
- a CDS encoding DUF6320 domain-containing protein has product MKRCSSCGIVTREDRDTCPLCGRSFSESSAPPEEGIRPTSPNAEPLPASDTAPIVLPLVTVFSLMASMVVAAVDLILNEGITWSRYPLVSILFVWSLTLSAAALHRRPLLFSGSIPVAASAFLLVLDLLDDGTLSWALSLGLPLIVVSALALLGLTAFIIKGKHYGYLVLGTILVIVAFVTTAINLITNRYLAVPRILDWALIVDAITLPLSWFFFYLHFGLKKELHLEKFFHL; this is encoded by the coding sequence GTGAAACGATGTAGCTCCTGTGGGATCGTGACGAGAGAGGACAGGGACACCTGTCCTCTCTGCGGAAGGTCGTTCTCCGAGAGCAGCGCACCTCCCGAGGAAGGGATACGCCCTACTTCCCCCAACGCTGAGCCTCTTCCCGCCTCAGACACTGCTCCCATCGTCCTGCCACTGGTGACGGTGTTCTCCCTCATGGCGAGTATGGTGGTGGCGGCGGTGGATCTCATCTTGAACGAGGGGATCACCTGGTCTCGTTATCCTCTGGTCTCCATTCTCTTCGTCTGGTCCCTCACCCTCTCGGCCGCGGCACTCCACAGGAGACCGCTGCTTTTTTCAGGATCCATCCCGGTAGCCGCTTCTGCGTTTCTCCTCGTACTGGATCTTCTCGACGACGGGACACTCTCATGGGCGCTCAGTCTCGGCCTTCCGCTCATAGTGGTGAGCGCCCTTGCGCTCCTCGGTCTCACCGCCTTCATCATCAAGGGGAAACACTATGGATACCTGGTCCTGGGAACTATCCTCGTGATCGTGGCCTTCGTGACTACCGCCATCAATCTCATCACCAACCGGTATCTCGCCGTCCCGAGGATACTTGACTGGGCACTCATCGTGGATGCGATCACCCTTCCGCTCTCATGGTTCTTCTTCTATCTCCACTTCGGACTCAAGAAGGAACTCCACCTCGAGAAGTTCTTCCATCTCTAG
- a CDS encoding HEAT repeat domain-containing protein, whose amino-acid sequence MKRKGVFLAVCVFSALLLHGQEAGGDEATIEEYYLSQDIELRLIQDEAFSNSEELKLLALRNLERMVDEGRMSDEDAAFAILETLATETISREVRVGNRKVNNFPEVRRQACNLLGRIGGEKAKDSLLTVVLKEEEPMVVAEAVYALGRIGLNENEEVTNVLAYRLHQENIKPVPDNNLAFSTLLSIEKLAQANDGVTNPELINAIGEVITQGNYVRMVKLKALAVLEELRRIAVERKR is encoded by the coding sequence ATGAAACGAAAAGGGGTGTTTCTGGCGGTATGTGTGTTCTCCGCTCTCCTCCTGCACGGTCAGGAGGCAGGGGGTGACGAGGCGACGATCGAGGAATACTATCTCAGTCAGGATATTGAGCTCAGACTCATACAGGATGAAGCCTTCTCCAACAGCGAGGAACTCAAACTCCTGGCCCTCAGGAACCTCGAGCGAATGGTGGACGAAGGCCGGATGAGCGACGAGGATGCCGCATTTGCGATCCTCGAAACCCTTGCCACCGAGACCATTTCGCGAGAGGTGAGGGTGGGAAACCGAAAGGTGAACAATTTCCCCGAGGTGAGACGGCAGGCCTGCAACCTCCTTGGTCGTATAGGCGGAGAAAAGGCCAAGGATTCCCTCCTGACGGTGGTATTGAAGGAAGAGGAACCCATGGTCGTGGCCGAGGCGGTCTACGCACTCGGGAGGATAGGTCTCAACGAGAACGAAGAGGTGACGAATGTGCTCGCGTACAGGCTCCATCAGGAGAACATCAAGCCCGTTCCCGACAACAATCTCGCGTTCTCCACCCTCCTCTCCATCGAGAAGCTCGCCCAGGCCAATGACGGGGTCACGAACCCCGAACTCATCAACGCCATCGGGGAAGTGATCACCCAAGGCAATTACGTGAGGATGGTCAAGCTCAAAGCCCTTGCTGTTCTGGAGGAGCTGCGGAGGATCGCGGTGGAAAGGAAGCGATAG